CTAGACCAAGTTCCACAGCTATATCATACCATATATTGTTTTCAAGATAGACAGTGGTGAAAGCTACACTCACCCATTTTTTCCTAATACATTTACATTTCTGCCAGGCACCATCATCCAACACCCCCCCCTGGTCCTTCGGCAAAAAATGCTTGAGAAGAATCTCTGTTAGACAACTCCTGCGAAAATATCAAGCCAACAAAGATTGCTTCATTCCTAATGGGTAGATTTACTTCCAATTTCAAACGGATCATCACAACCACTGTCACTTAGCTATCATCTATCGGGAGAACCTTAAAATTCCACCCAAGCGACCCATATTTCCCTCCAATTCATAGAGCATAATCTGCTAGAAATAAACTATCATGCTGCTCTTGATCCAACTGGAGCTGTGATTCCCAGTGGGAACAATATGGCAATGGCATACTTCAACAGCATGTAGGGAACAGGCTTTCCTGTTATGGTACCTTACgagatcaaaaattgatgaaGACTCATTCTCAAAATCATAATGCTTCCACAGGTTGATAAAACCTGCGCCGGTGTATATCTGCAGTTATGATAGAAGAGACTACTTTAATCAGTgagcaaataaaatataatagcaCAAAATAAGAATGAACTAGTTTTGGAACCAAAAGGTTTGTAACAAAAAATGTAATGAAATGAAATGGAAAATGCATATATAAActcgatttaaaaaaaaaaaaaaaaaactgctcaACCAATCTCCAAGAAATTGTAGGCTATTGATGAAAAGAAACACCGTTGAAAGACTAAGTGGTCCAATGAATTTTGGCGACTTCACATGCTAAAACATATGAGGAACCTGATGCAACAGATAAAAGAATGGCATATAACTCAATTTGTTTAAACTGCACATGAATACAACTTCAAATAATTAACAATTTTTGCATCACACAAACTCTCATTAAATTACATTATATGAACTAGGAATCTACGTTAAAAGAGTGAAATACAAGATATACATAATTGCAGCAGGAATAAAATACATTAACAGTTTCTGCTACCCTAAATAGCTGAGACAAGGCTACCATAGCACTTGTACACCAAATACAAAGCACTCCCATATTGTCGTGGGAAATAATCCAAATTATGTGGCTGATTTATCAATCACAGCCATCTTCCTTTCTTGCAGATTTCCAAAGTAAGATTTGCTATAAAAAGGAAAGAGTAAATAGATTCAACAAGATCAACTAAAGGATTTCCTACATCATCTAACTTTGCTGTCTTAAGCTCTTTGCCTCCGAGTATAGGAGTAGATGAATCATGACAGAAAATTTGTACAAAAAGATGATAAATTGGAAAAGAGAACAAATATAGATCTGAAAAATGACTATATTTTCGAATGTAAAAAAATGACAAGGATGGAATTTAAATGACTCACAAAATACATAGAAGTGCTGTTAAGTTTTCACTAATGAGGAAACTACTCGAGGGACATACATGTGTACCTGCAGGCGTGCATGTATGCAATGCATATGTGTATTGTGTCACCATAAACATGTTATTCTGCTGGAAATGCTAGAAAAACCTCACTCAGAGAACTTTCTATAATTCATTCGAACAAGTACAAGTACACTCAGATTTAAGTTCATAACAGTAGATCAATCAACTCAGTAGGTGGAGGTTGCGGCTTACAAAAGAGAGGTTATAAGAAATAAACTACTTATTGGAGAATGCCCATCTGAAATCCAGGATTAGCAAGCAACAATGTTTCAGAATGACGAGCATTAGTAAATTGTTGCTGCCCTTCCCACCCAAGGTATCTTTCAACCAACAGAGGgagtcaattaaaaaaaaaaaaaaatcagtgtgAAGgaatttagaattaaaaaaaagcTTACAATTCAATACAAAATTTACGGAGCAGAGCCTGACTTTTGAACCCATACTTGTCTCTGCACATGAAGCAGTATGTTAGatacatatttatgataaaagataATGATGCAAtgatacataaaagtaactatatcacaATCATGGGGCACCTCATGGGAACCATAGCTGGAAGAACCCCTCTTGGAATGTTTCCCCTCAGATATACTCGAAGAGCTCTCCGCATCCTTCGAAGCACGTGCTGGTCCTCGGCGGCCAACGTGCCTATGTGAACCTAGATATTCATCAAGCAATCATCAAAAGTTCTGACCACAGAATGCACAAGAGGGAGGGAACATCAGAATTAGTTCACAATGAAGTACCCGGGTCCTACCATTTTCTAACATAGAAAGACTGACACGTCCACCTCCATGACTTTTCATTTCTTCAGTTCTGCTTGCACTAGGTGTATCAGATTTTCTCTCCCCTTGACCTATTGGCATGTCATGGGCATTCCGAACCACCACATTATCATCTGCTACTTTATTACCAGCTGCTTGTTGAGAAATAGAGACATTTTCTATAGAATCCACCAAAATTTGTGCAgcttcagaagatgaagaaaaagttCCATCATTTGATTGAGATCTGTCCGAGCGACAAAGGGGAGCCCAAACACCCCAATCAGGTCTATCCTTATTCCTAGTACGCTTTTCATGCTTGTCAACAATGGATACAGAACCCTGCTTGTAGCTCATAGCaaccatatcatctatatatCTTTTGTCATCACCATCAGAAATAGATACAGGTGAAGAGCTACCACAGACATGATCCTTTGAAATGGAGCGTGTGCTGGGGGGTCGAGGTGGACGCTTGTCCTTCTCCAAGTTTGTTGTCTGCATATGCTGCTCAGGCTGGGAGGAAGCCATATTTGACTGACGCACTTCATTAGAAAGTATGCTTCTAATAATTCTCCCACCAGCCTCAAGTCGCTGGTTCTGTTTAGAAGTCGAGGTAGGCGAGCTTCTTGCTGTAGTTGTTACATTCTGCAGCTGCACAAAGCCACCAGAGGCCTGTCCAAAGATGTAATAACCAAGGAAGTGAACTACATGGTTTAAAGAGACAAACACTACACAGTTTTCATAAATTGAAATAAGTTGCTTACATGAGAACCTTCTCTCTCCTTTCCTTTCAAAAGCACAATTTTGCTCTTCCGAGCTTCAACAGATCCAGAGATTAATCCATTCGAGACAGTTCCTGAAAAATCAAGCAAACAGCTGAGAATCAGTTTATGCTGTACCATATGAAATAGAAGCACATTTGATTGAGTGATCTACATAATGCATAAAGTGCGATGATTCAGTTCTAGTTGGTTCCTGCAAACCTAGTAGTAACCCCTATTATATGGCATTTGAAATACCATACTGAAAGGATATGTTACAGAGTAAGTTCAAGTAATGGAATTTAGATAGAGCATACCAAATTCATCTTCTAATGCTTCTGCACCACTTGCAGAAGCTACGGCAAAAGATTTGTCTGGAAGCTGCTGCTCCTCTCTCCTCGGCACTAAAATGTATGTTGGTTTGTCTTTGGAACTTCCATTCTTTCTACCATCCCTTAATACATACTGCATACAGAAAAGCAAAGCTGATGCCAACATGTATAATTGCTATGTGAACATGTAAGGAACTTAGATACCAAAGGTTCAGGATGGCACAACAAGGTCCCTCAAAGAAAAAGGAACTGTGTCAGGAAGTAGGGCTGAAATATACTTGAAGTTAggattgcaactcttgcagaagAACTGATATTATTTGCATTAACTCACCACAGAAATAGGAGATGGCAAAAACACATCAGAATGCCATGGATTTGATTTAATATCAACTGCTAATTCCCCTCTCCCCctccatcagaaaaaaaaaagagaaaaagaatccCAACCCACAAAAACCCACCCCAACCTAACCCACAGATACCACATTAACCCACCCACAAACCACCTCCCCCaaaacacacatacacacaccccAACAAACATGACGGCACACACAGTCAGCATGCAAACTTGCACATGCACAGACATGCATGCACATGGAGAGAACATCCCCGAAGGAAAACCTAAACAAATAAATAAGACATACCATTGAAGTGGACAACCTTCGCTTCTCTGAACCCCGCTTCATAACTCCCATAGCTCTTTTGCTAAGTTTTCCATTACCAGCTAATCTCTGCAGTATATCATAATTAAGAAAACGCCCAACAATCTAGAGTATAAACATAGTGTGCACAGAAAATTTGGGGGAAAAAGGAATGATTAAGGAAAAAACAAAAGTTGACATAACAAAACTAGTTCACAATAAATATTATATACATTGAAGTTGCCACTGTGACTAAACATGGAGAACTGCATcaatcattagaaaaaaaaaaagggaatgacTAAGGAAAAAGGATAACAAAACTAGTTTGcaacagatattatataattgaaGTCACCACTGTGGACTAGACATGGTGAACAACATCAATTGACATGGGAATGAGCTGAAACATAAGAAAACTTCAAATTGGCTAGAATTTAACACTAAGAGAAACCTTCAACTAGGTAATCCTAGTGAAAGCTTCTAAGAGATCCCTcctgaacaaaatgagagagctaGAAATTCCTTTCACTTGTAAAAATGATAGTCTAAGCTATCCAAAATCATTTAACACTAGGATTTGTCATGCAAATGCAAGCTATCCttttagaatcaaaaaaaaaaaaaaaaagcaatgccATATTTGATCTGATGTAATGGCATGTAGTAGATCCAGAAGCAGAAACTTGCTTCCTCCAGTTATCATGcaaatcattcaaaaaaaaaaaaattgtaatcaTACATGACATACAATATGATACAAAACCCAACACCAACAAAAACAAACAATATGTGAGAGCTATAGAAAGAAAGCTTTGTTACAATACTGCACCtctgaaacaaaacaaaaaggtaCAGCAAGTCTACACAATTTACAAGATACCTGAGCGCCATTCTTGGCAGCTCTTTTTTGCCGAACAAAATCCATCAAAGGTGTGACTATGGGCATCTCCTTTTGAGCACCTTGAGAATAGGAAGTGAAAATGTCAACACAAATATTGTCACGATTTTTCAATTTTGTTACACTCTTGTATATGATATCTGATGACCCTAGTTTGACTTGAATTTGAAACCTAAATGTGCCTTCCACGTATAAATAACAGAATTTACCTGCTCTTTCTGCTTCTTTTCTTTCCAACTGAATCTCGGCACTAGGAAGATGCTCAGGCTTTGAAAGATGCTCGAGAAACTCCAGATATTCAGGATCTAGTTATTCATCAAAGAACTGTTCGTGATTAAAACAGAGAAAGCTAACACATATGAGCCAGAGCATGTCAAGCTGAACAAGTACATGCAGAATcaaaattggaaaaaaaatgCGTACCCTTGGATATAGTCCCTTCACGGCCATCCTTCTTGGACGATGGCTTTGGAACATGTTGTGAAGGTGCATATTCTACAAGTACCTTAAACTGAGCACCtgacaaaaaaatgatgaaattgcTATTCATGTGATTACAATTTTTTTAATCCCCTAGGAAACAAAAAGGAAAGTGAGAAATTAGGGATGCCAGAAACCCTAGGCAGGCAAATAGCTGAAATTCCCAAGGACAAGAATACTGGTATAAAAGCAAACGGCTGGTAGGATCTCAAGGCTCAACTGCATTCTTCTCTTGATTAGCATATCAAACATGTAGACATGTATACATGCACACAAAAACATGAGCATACCAGTACACAATAGCAAGTATATGCACCTACGCGCACACATATGCACATATGCTTACTGAAAAGATGCAAATTTACTGCATTCACAATTGTACAtgttataaatacatacatacaagaATGCAGTTATCTGCAGCTAATCTCTTAGCCAGAAAAGTGGAT
Above is a genomic segment from Elaeis guineensis isolate ETL-2024a chromosome 1, EG11, whole genome shotgun sequence containing:
- the LOC105038521 gene encoding regulator of nonsense transcripts UPF3 translates to MKGPFDRTKIVLRHLPPSISQSALMEQIGERFAGRYDWVCFRPGKASPKNQRYSRSYLSFKRPEDVVEFAEFFDGHIFVNEKGAQFKVLVEYAPSQHVPKPSSKKDGREGTISKDPEYLEFLEHLSKPEHLPSAEIQLERKEAERAGAQKEMPIVTPLMDFVRQKRAAKNGAQRLAGNGKLSKRAMGVMKRGSEKRRLSTSMYVLRDGRKNGSSKDKPTYILVPRREEQQLPDKSFAVASASGAEALEDEFGTVSNGLISGSVEARKSKIVLLKGKEREGSHASGGFVQLQNVTTTARSSPTSTSKQNQRLEAGGRIIRSILSNEVRQSNMASSQPEQHMQTTNLEKDKRPPRPPSTRSISKDHVCGSSSPVSISDGDDKRYIDDMVAMSYKQGSVSIVDKHEKRTRNKDRPDWGVWAPLCRSDRSQSNDGTFSSSSEAAQILVDSIENVSISQQAAGNKVADDNVVVRNAHDMPIGQGERKSDTPSASRTEEMKSHGGGRVSLSMLENGSHRHVGRRGPARASKDAESSSSISEGKHSKRGSSSYGSHERQVWVQKSGSAP